The following proteins are co-located in the Helicobacter jaachi genome:
- the dapB gene encoding 4-hydroxy-tetrahydrodipicolinate reductase, protein MLQIGIFGATGRVGKLLIDEILNHEQFELSSVYVRNELQYSLPASTMITRDFEVFLQSSDVIIDFSSPEATKALLEVAPTHPTPLVIGTTGLDNDTYNLLESAANSMPILYAANMSKGIAMLDKIAALVAATLKESDIEICEIHHRYKKDAPSGTALSLAQSCAKARNLNLDSVRVSGRDGHIGQRRADEIGVMSLRGGDVVGRHTIGFYLDGEYLELTHNATSRLTFAKGALDMASFIVRQENGLYSIQDALNL, encoded by the coding sequence ATGCTACAAATTGGGATTTTTGGAGCGACAGGGCGTGTGGGAAAGCTGCTTATTGATGAGATTTTAAACCATGAGCAATTTGAACTCTCAAGCGTATATGTGCGCAATGAACTACAATACTCTCTACCGGCTAGCACAATGATTACAAGGGATTTTGAAGTATTTTTGCAATCAAGCGATGTCATTATTGATTTTTCATCGCCAGAGGCTACAAAAGCCCTGCTTGAGGTAGCACCTACCCACCCTACTCCGCTAGTCATTGGCACAACGGGCTTAGATAATGATACATATAATTTGCTTGAGAGCGCGGCTAATAGTATGCCTATCCTCTATGCGGCTAATATGAGTAAAGGCATAGCTATGCTTGATAAAATCGCAGCCCTTGTAGCAGCAACGCTCAAAGAAAGTGATATAGAAATTTGCGAAATACACCACCGATACAAAAAAGATGCGCCCTCCGGCACGGCTTTAAGCTTGGCGCAAAGTTGCGCTAAAGCGCGAAATCTCAATCTAGATTCTGTGCGTGTGAGCGGGCGCGATGGGCATATTGGGCAAAGGAGGGCAGATGAAATTGGTGTGATGAGCCTACGCGGTGGAGATGTGGTGGGGAGACATACGATTGGATTTTATCTTGATGGAGAGTATTTAGAGCTTACGCATAATGCCACTTCACGCCTTACTTTTGCCAAAGGCGCGCTCGATATGGCAAGCTTTATTGTAAGGCAGGAAAATGGCTTGTATAGCATTCAAGACGCGCTTAATTTATGA
- the purF gene encoding amidophosphoribosyltransferase: MKSWNEECAVVGVYNVDKASVLSYYSLFAMQHRGQEASGISASNGTKITTIKSTGLVTKIFTQKRLDKLTGRSSIGHNRYSTAGEDSINDAQPIFARYDLGEMAIAHNGNLTNAKEVREMLIKEGAIFQSHLDTENLIHLIARSKKQSLTDRIIDALQHVDGAYCFIFLSRTKMFAIRDRYGLRPLSLGKIYNDDGSIGYVVASESCAFDLVGAEFVREIKAGEMLIFDGAYAMQDSQPKSIQVFEPNPHPCVFEHVYFARPDSNVFGYNVYKARKQMGIELAKEHKIKADMVIPVPDSGVAAAIGYSKQSGIDFELGLIRNHYVGRTFIEPTQQERELKVRLKLNPIRELIADREIIVIDDSVVRGTTSKQIIKILRQAGAKKIHLLISSPPTISPCFYGVDTPHKEQLICANKTIEEVRKYIGADSLGFLSIKGLVKSIGSEGKTLCKACFDECYVDDYTNNLGG, from the coding sequence ATGAAGAGTTGGAATGAAGAATGTGCTGTTGTGGGCGTTTATAATGTCGATAAGGCAAGTGTATTAAGCTATTATTCACTTTTTGCCATGCAGCATCGCGGACAAGAGGCAAGCGGCATTTCTGCGAGCAATGGCACAAAAATCACCACCATTAAAAGCACAGGCTTAGTAACTAAAATTTTTACACAAAAACGCCTCGATAAACTCACAGGACGCTCAAGCATAGGGCATAATCGCTACTCTACAGCGGGCGAAGATTCTATAAATGACGCTCAACCTATCTTTGCTCGCTATGATTTGGGAGAAATGGCTATTGCACATAATGGCAATCTCACAAACGCCAAAGAAGTGCGCGAAATGCTCATTAAAGAGGGCGCTATCTTTCAAAGCCACCTTGATACAGAAAATCTAATCCACCTCATCGCCCGTAGCAAAAAGCAATCTTTGACAGATAGGATTATAGACGCGCTTCAACATGTAGATGGCGCGTATTGCTTTATTTTCCTTTCACGCACAAAAATGTTTGCTATCCGCGATAGATATGGCTTGCGCCCTTTGAGTTTGGGCAAAATTTACAATGATGATGGCAGCATAGGCTATGTGGTGGCTAGTGAGAGTTGTGCGTTTGATTTGGTGGGAGCGGAATTTGTGCGAGAGATAAAAGCGGGTGAGATGCTTATTTTTGATGGGGCGTATGCTATGCAAGATTCTCAACCCAAAAGCATTCAAGTATTTGAGCCAAATCCGCACCCCTGCGTATTTGAGCATGTCTATTTTGCGCGCCCTGATAGCAATGTGTTTGGCTATAATGTCTATAAAGCGCGCAAGCAAATGGGCATCGAGCTAGCCAAAGAGCATAAAATTAAAGCGGATATGGTGATTCCTGTGCCAGATTCTGGAGTGGCGGCTGCGATTGGCTATAGCAAGCAAAGTGGCATTGATTTTGAGCTAGGTCTCATACGCAATCACTATGTAGGCAGGACATTTATTGAGCCTACGCAGCAGGAGAGGGAGCTAAAGGTTAGGCTCAAGCTTAATCCTATAAGAGAATTAATTGCTGATAGAGAAATCATTGTCATTGATGATTCTGTGGTGCGCGGCACTACAAGTAAGCAGATTATTAAAATATTACGACAAGCGGGAGCTAAAAAAATTCATTTACTCATTAGCTCTCCGCCTACTATTTCACCTTGCTTTTATGGTGTGGATACGCCTCATAAAGAGCAGCTTATTTGTGCAAATAAAACTATCGAGGAAGTGCGCAAATATATTGGCGCAGATTCTCTAGGCTTTTTGTCCATTAAAGGCTTAGTAAAAAGTATAGGCAGTGAGGGCAAAACCTTGTGTAAAGCCTGCTTTGATGAATGCTATGTTGATGATTATACGAATAACTTAGGTGGCTAA
- a CDS encoding TIGR01212 family radical SAM protein (This family includes YhcC from E. coli K-12, an uncharacterized radical SAM protein.) has translation MRVMLSVGRYFKKRFGSRVRKIPISLQGFTCPNIDGSLARGGCIYCDNESFSPSLIKLDKISQVKMNFSLKNNPLLDKQLHQLEEQFYWHSQFHKDKFDISKYMVYFQSYTNTYAPFDTLKALYDKALSFPNVVGLSIGTRIDCVQDDVLNLLGEYVKKGKEIWLEYGIQSVYDKTLEITNRAHSIAGAQEMFEKTRKKGIKVCAHLIYGLPEESPEMMLHSLDSVLTWGIDGIKIHPLYVVKGTRLAKLYKDGLYEPITMETFSTLIVKSLEKIPPDVVVQRISAGAHDESLLAPKWCFDKNIQMRYIRDKLKSAGIEY, from the coding sequence ATGCGTGTTATGCTAAGTGTGGGGCGTTATTTTAAAAAACGCTTTGGCTCTAGGGTGAGGAAAATCCCCATCTCTTTGCAAGGCTTTACCTGCCCTAATATAGATGGCTCGCTCGCGCGTGGTGGGTGCATTTATTGCGATAATGAAAGCTTCTCGCCAAGCCTTATTAAGCTTGATAAAATCTCGCAAGTCAAGATGAATTTTTCACTAAAAAATAATCCATTGCTAGATAAGCAACTCCACCAGCTTGAAGAGCAGTTTTATTGGCATTCACAATTTCATAAAGATAAATTTGATATTAGTAAATATATGGTGTATTTTCAATCTTATACAAACACTTACGCGCCATTTGATACGCTTAAAGCCCTCTACGATAAGGCTTTAAGCTTCCCAAATGTCGTGGGGCTAAGCATTGGCACGCGCATTGATTGCGTGCAAGATGATGTGCTTAACCTGCTTGGCGAATATGTTAAAAAAGGCAAAGAAATTTGGCTTGAGTATGGCATACAATCTGTGTATGATAAAACTTTAGAGATTACAAACCGCGCCCATAGCATTGCTGGAGCGCAAGAGATGTTTGAGAAAACGCGCAAAAAAGGCATTAAGGTATGTGCGCATTTAATCTATGGGCTGCCTGAGGAAAGCCCTGAAATGATGCTGCACTCGCTAGATTCTGTATTGACATGGGGGATTGATGGGATTAAAATTCACCCGCTTTATGTAGTGAAAGGCACGCGTTTAGCAAAGCTCTATAAGGACGGATTATATGAGCCTATCACTATGGAGACTTTTAGCACGCTTATTGTGAAATCACTAGAGAAAATCCCGCCAGATGTGGTGGTGCAGCGCATAAGTGCAGGCGCGCATGATGAAAGCCTGCTTGCGCCTAAGTGGTGCTTTGATAAAAATATCCAAATGCGCTATATCCGTGATAAGCTTAAATCCGCCGGCATAGAATATTAA
- a CDS encoding ATP-binding protein, with product MQDISRTYLEGVAGLKPRRYGLKEGKIFLYGAPGVGKSALALLYAARHKKVLYINCADCRIDIESANAFILKSYLERHLELLIVDNYTPALSLPNLKSIILIAASITHCPEDFQPKFISALSFEEYVSFDNKNLSINNLFNLFLKEGNLPQIAFLPPSHKIPRKQEILKLALWNDFEIFTALLRMQGRELTPNYVYTMLKKTHKISKDRIYPLLQSLQERGIIYLVPHTHTKSKKLYFYDFSLPLCVQNDKNLLAILENMLLLELFNFCLRDKKSPEVSYGDMGEFICALGVFVFIPFSTQEGIESKLKKLHYTHIFVITLNFEGQGCIKTPYTLIHWRAMEFMNFALEWAADF from the coding sequence ATGCAGGATATATCGCGCACATACCTTGAGGGTGTAGCAGGGCTAAAGCCGCGCAGATATGGGCTAAAAGAGGGCAAAATATTTTTATATGGTGCGCCGGGTGTGGGGAAAAGCGCTCTAGCATTACTCTATGCTGCGCGACATAAAAAGGTGCTTTATATTAATTGCGCAGATTGTCGCATAGATATAGAATCTGCAAATGCCTTTATCCTTAAATCATACCTTGAGCGTCATCTTGAGCTGCTCATTGTAGATAATTACACGCCTGCACTTTCTTTGCCAAATCTTAAGTCAATTATTCTTATTGCAGCTAGTATTACGCACTGCCCAGAGGATTTTCAGCCTAAATTCATTAGTGCTTTAAGCTTTGAAGAATATGTGAGCTTTGATAATAAAAATCTCTCCATAAATAATTTATTCAATCTTTTTTTGAAAGAGGGGAATTTGCCTCAAATTGCCTTCCTCCCGCCAAGCCATAAAATCCCGCGCAAGCAAGAAATACTAAAGCTTGCCTTATGGAATGATTTTGAGATTTTTACTGCATTATTGCGTATGCAAGGGCGCGAGCTTACGCCAAATTATGTCTATACGATGCTCAAAAAAACGCATAAAATTTCAAAAGATAGAATCTACCCACTTTTGCAATCTCTGCAGGAGCGCGGCATTATCTACCTTGTGCCACACACGCATACTAAAAGTAAAAAACTATATTTTTATGATTTTAGCTTGCCTTTATGCGTGCAGAATGACAAAAATTTGCTTGCTATATTAGAAAATATGCTTTTATTAGAACTTTTTAATTTTTGTTTGCGTGATAAAAAAAGCCCTGAAGTAAGCTATGGCGATATGGGGGAGTTTATCTGCGCGCTTGGCGTGTTTGTATTCATTCCATTTAGCACGCAAGAGGGTATAGAATCTAAGCTAAAAAAGCTCCATTATACGCATATTTTTGTGATTACGCTTAATTTTGAGGGGCAGGGCTGTATCAAAACGCCGTATACTTTAATACATTGGAGGGCTATGGAGTTTATGAATTTTGCGCTTGAGTGGGCAGCAGATTTTTAG
- a CDS encoding ATP-binding protein produces MKHYLNFIQCKHLKQNNIFKLLKCSEDEGKILQYMAKTMLEGDMDFVVYSVLSKTFPCKQADKQGLHNLTFLPCVRHLIELGWINQISFLQTPKLSDMALLELYHENITLSHTFLKLLEDGSLNVEMPEITPYEDHLEYLKDRFAHIDLLYKMNGLKFSPLPDSQALSRANYRLKLLEDSIQARLKLTTKDIAILKFIKEHHLEQKEQIIFFALLKEEYAASDGNLRDMNTLLELISLDEYDKIKHRPLLDENANLIQKGLIDYDEIINPFGGIARNFFIPEEILQSIIHPKKKKTKVNLTTLIKKQEIFELLEPKYDMSEIILHSNTREILNNLLAQMDNNVVHLLRLWGIKDKKRGIDSKILLYGAAGTGKSITAMALAKSLKKQILSFDCSKILSMYVGESEKNVRKIFDSYKDMSKNIKNEPILLLDEADQFLSARASNGSSADKMHNQMQNIFLEQIERFEGILIATTNLLENFDSAFSRRFNYKIEFKRPDKAQREALWLKLLPQHAHFGAHTREQLAHNLAQYDLSGGQINLVIKNTAYKVATKKEPIFTQEDFVAHIKAELSGNFDSTKSMGFGR; encoded by the coding sequence ATGAAGCATTATCTAAACTTTATTCAATGCAAACATTTAAAACAAAATAATATTTTTAAACTGCTCAAATGCAGCGAAGATGAGGGCAAAATCCTGCAATATATGGCAAAAACTATGCTTGAGGGCGATATGGACTTTGTCGTGTATAGTGTTTTGAGCAAAACTTTCCCATGCAAGCAAGCGGATAAGCAAGGGCTACATAATCTTACATTTTTGCCCTGTGTGCGCCATCTCATTGAATTAGGGTGGATAAATCAAATTTCATTTTTGCAAACTCCAAAGCTTAGCGATATGGCTTTGCTTGAGCTTTATCACGAAAATATTACACTCTCTCATACTTTTTTAAAACTATTAGAAGATGGCTCGCTTAATGTCGAAATGCCAGAAATCACGCCTTATGAAGACCATTTGGAGTATTTAAAAGATAGATTTGCTCATATTGATTTGCTCTATAAAATGAATGGCTTGAAATTTTCTCCCTTGCCAGATTCTCAAGCGCTCTCGCGTGCAAATTATCGCCTAAAGTTATTAGAAGATTCTATCCAAGCGCGATTAAAGCTTACTACTAAAGATATTGCTATCCTTAAATTTATTAAAGAGCATCATTTGGAGCAAAAAGAGCAAATTATATTTTTTGCCCTGCTGAAAGAGGAATATGCAGCAAGTGATGGGAATTTGCGCGATATGAATACTTTGCTTGAGCTTATTTCACTTGATGAGTATGATAAGATTAAACATCGCCCTTTACTTGATGAGAATGCTAATCTTATCCAAAAGGGTTTGATTGATTATGATGAGATTATTAATCCATTTGGCGGCATTGCGCGCAATTTTTTTATCCCTGAAGAAATACTACAAAGCATTATCCACCCCAAAAAGAAAAAGACTAAAGTTAATCTTACAACACTCATTAAAAAGCAAGAGATTTTTGAGCTTTTAGAGCCAAAGTATGATATGAGTGAGATTATTTTGCATAGTAACACGCGCGAGATTTTGAATAATCTGCTTGCACAAATGGATAATAATGTCGTGCATTTGCTGCGCCTGTGGGGTATAAAGGATAAAAAGAGGGGCATAGATTCTAAAATTTTACTCTATGGAGCAGCTGGCACTGGCAAATCAATCACCGCTATGGCTTTGGCTAAGAGTTTAAAAAAGCAGATTCTAAGCTTTGATTGCTCCAAGATTTTATCGATGTATGTGGGCGAGTCTGAAAAAAATGTGCGTAAAATTTTTGATAGCTACAAAGATATGAGTAAAAATATCAAAAATGAGCCTATCTTGCTGCTTGATGAGGCTGACCAATTTTTGAGCGCGCGCGCGAGTAATGGCAGCAGCGCGGATAAAATGCATAATCAAATGCAAAATATTTTCTTAGAGCAAATTGAGCGATTTGAGGGCATTTTAATCGCTACGACTAATCTTTTAGAAAATTTTGATAGTGCATTTTCACGCCGCTTTAATTATAAAATTGAGTTTAAGCGCCCTGATAAAGCCCAAAGGGAAGCCCTATGGCTAAAGCTCCTCCCACAGCACGCACACTTTGGCGCACACACAAGAGAGCAGCTAGCGCATAATCTTGCGCAATACGATTTAAGCGGCGGGCAAATTAATTTAGTGATTAAAAATACAGCCTATAAAGTCGCTACCAAAAAAGAGCCAATTTTTACGCAAGAAGACTTTGTAGCCCACATCAAAGCCGAGTTAAGTGGGAATTTTGATAGCACTAAAAGTATGGGCTTTGGGCGCTAG
- a CDS encoding ABC transporter ATP-binding protein, producing the protein MSKTKLPSTFMMLRHLTTRRDKVILLMLFIATIILSIIETIGVSVIMPFITFASNPQMIFAHWSSAWVYEKLHFANTLHFMYAFSGLLLVFYLFRAVYNALYNYALSRFAFGKFHFFAYRLFCKSVELSYLDFTTKKTDKLRQAIITEAQNTSFYLQNLLQIAAELFTITLMYALLLVVSWKMTLALTLLLGIQVALILKFLSSKIKNTGEIDVEMSAKLNEILTKTFGNFKFIKLKGNQKQVYDAFNHISRKRVNATILTQTLMPMPRIILETIGFSVLIGCVAYILFRYEDASAVIPIISMYALALYRILPAVTRILNNINMMSYLAYAVKKVYENLIYHTDYEDNEPCVFEDCITLQNVDFAYTANKPILRNFSLTIKKGEKVAFVGESGAGKSTLVDIIIGIYKPQKGQLLVDNVPITNHNLRSWRKKIGYIPQSIYLFDGSVAENVAFGSVLDEQRVRDACKKACILDFLEQHNGIHTRVGEGGILLSGGQKQRIGIARAIYDEPEILVLDEATSALDNQTESNIMDAIYDVAAQKTLLIIAHRLSTIERCQRRIELEVPHKTKRSKA; encoded by the coding sequence ATGTCAAAGACCAAATTGCCAAGCACATTTATGATGCTTCGTCATCTCACAACTAGAAGGGATAAAGTTATCCTTTTAATGCTATTTATCGCCACAATTATTTTATCTATTATTGAAACTATTGGCGTGAGCGTGATTATGCCTTTTATCACCTTTGCGAGCAATCCTCAAATGATTTTTGCGCATTGGAGTTCAGCATGGGTGTATGAAAAGCTGCATTTTGCAAATACTTTGCATTTTATGTATGCTTTTAGCGGCTTGCTGCTTGTATTTTATCTCTTTCGCGCTGTGTATAATGCGCTCTATAATTACGCGCTTTCACGCTTTGCCTTTGGAAAATTTCACTTTTTTGCCTATCGTTTATTTTGCAAAAGTGTGGAGTTAAGCTATCTTGATTTTACCACTAAAAAGACCGATAAACTGCGTCAAGCCATTATTACAGAAGCCCAAAACACTTCATTTTATCTCCAAAATCTCCTCCAAATTGCCGCAGAGTTATTTACTATCACACTTATGTATGCGCTTTTATTGGTGGTAAGCTGGAAAATGACCTTAGCCCTTACACTTTTGCTTGGCATACAAGTGGCTTTAATCCTTAAATTTCTCTCTAGCAAAATTAAAAATACAGGGGAAATTGATGTAGAAATGAGTGCAAAGCTTAATGAGATTCTCACCAAAACCTTTGGCAATTTTAAATTTATCAAACTCAAAGGCAATCAAAAGCAAGTCTATGATGCTTTTAATCATATCTCCCGCAAGCGCGTGAATGCCACTATTCTCACCCAAACGCTAATGCCTATGCCGCGCATTATTTTAGAAACTATTGGCTTTAGCGTGCTTATAGGCTGTGTGGCATATATTTTATTTAGATATGAGGACGCAAGCGCGGTTATCCCTATTATTTCGATGTATGCTTTGGCGCTTTATAGAATCTTACCCGCTGTAACGCGTATTTTAAACAACATTAATATGATGAGTTATTTGGCTTATGCGGTTAAAAAGGTATATGAAAATCTCATTTATCACACAGATTATGAGGATAATGAACCTTGCGTGTTTGAGGATTGCATAACACTGCAAAATGTGGATTTTGCCTACACAGCAAATAAGCCCATTTTGCGCAATTTCTCACTTACTATTAAAAAGGGCGAAAAAGTCGCATTTGTAGGCGAAAGCGGTGCAGGTAAAAGCACGCTTGTGGATATTATCATAGGCATTTATAAGCCACAAAAAGGGCAATTGCTTGTAGATAATGTGCCAATCACTAATCACAACTTGCGCTCATGGCGTAAAAAAATAGGCTATATCCCTCAAAGCATTTATCTCTTTGATGGCAGCGTGGCAGAAAATGTCGCCTTTGGCTCTGTGCTTGATGAGCAAAGAGTAAGAGACGCGTGCAAAAAAGCATGTATTTTAGATTTTTTAGAGCAGCATAATGGCATTCATACGCGCGTAGGTGAGGGCGGGATTTTGCTAAGTGGTGGGCAGAAGCAGCGCATTGGTATAGCGCGCGCTATTTATGATGAGCCAGAAATCTTAGTGCTTGATGAAGCCACAAGTGCGCTAGATAATCAAACAGAATCTAATATTATGGACGCTATTTATGATGTCGCCGCACAAAAAACGCTCCTTATTATCGCCCACCGCTTAAGCACTATTGAGCGATGTCAAAGGCGCATAGAACTTGAAGTCCCGCATAAAACAAAACGGAGCAAAGCATGA
- a CDS encoding extracellular solute-binding protein produces MNRYFVFLLLCALLQNLHAKTHALSIVGKPKYASDFTHFDYANPNAPKGGTLKGFALGTFDSLNPFTQKGNVAAELSTLVYDTLTIQSLDEPFSEYGLVADSITQGKDFIIFHINPQARFSDGVPITAKDVAFSFETLLEKGKIEFKRYYADVKNVKVLNDNEVIFYFKTESNRELPLILGQLPILPLHIYMQNGKNTFGENLLQMPIGSGAYRVKKIDIGRSITYERNPNYWARNHPTQKGVYNFDEIIIEYYKDPSVAQTAFMAGEYDYRIESSAKVWANDYEGKAKSEGKIIQRTFKHKLPSTFQGFFFNTRKKIFADIRVREAIFYAFDFEWSNKNLFFNQYERTKHIFNNSPFASFDVPKGRELELLLPYKDELDSRIFTQSYIIPRTDGKRIRGEDLRENLKYARDLFKSAGFYIHNGQLYTPSGEPFVFEILISYDAFERICLPFVKNLRKLGIDARIKKVDDSQYINRVRNFEYDMVIELLGQSLFPGNEQNYYWSSQVAHTSGSKNFAGVSQRVVDDLITQLVNAYDEQERIHIGRALDRVLLWGFYAIPHFNLPAFRVAYWNKISMPQSAPPYGINPYLWWASPQK; encoded by the coding sequence ATGAATAGATATTTTGTCTTTTTGCTCCTCTGCGCACTTTTACAGAATCTACATGCCAAAACGCATGCTTTAAGCATTGTGGGCAAGCCAAAGTATGCAAGTGATTTTACGCATTTTGATTATGCTAATCCTAACGCCCCAAAAGGTGGCACGCTAAAAGGCTTTGCGCTTGGGACTTTTGATAGCCTTAATCCTTTCACACAAAAGGGCAATGTGGCTGCTGAACTTAGCACGCTTGTGTATGATACACTCACTATTCAAAGCCTTGATGAGCCTTTTAGTGAATATGGATTAGTCGCAGATTCTATAACGCAGGGTAAAGATTTTATTATTTTTCATATTAATCCGCAAGCGCGTTTTAGCGATGGAGTGCCTATTACGGCTAAAGATGTAGCCTTTAGCTTTGAGACATTGCTAGAAAAAGGCAAGATTGAATTTAAGCGCTATTATGCTGATGTCAAAAATGTAAAAGTATTAAATGATAATGAAGTGATATTTTACTTTAAGACAGAATCTAATAGGGAATTGCCGCTTATTTTAGGGCAGCTGCCTATTTTGCCATTACACATTTATATGCAAAATGGTAAAAATACATTTGGTGAGAATCTGCTGCAAATGCCTATTGGCAGCGGCGCATACAGGGTTAAAAAAATCGATATAGGACGCTCTATTACTTATGAGCGTAATCCCAACTATTGGGCGCGTAATCACCCCACGCAAAAGGGCGTGTATAACTTTGATGAAATTATTATTGAATACTACAAAGACCCCTCCGTAGCGCAAACTGCCTTTATGGCGGGGGAGTATGATTATCGTATAGAATCTAGCGCTAAAGTGTGGGCAAATGATTATGAGGGCAAGGCAAAGAGCGAGGGTAAAATCATTCAACGCACTTTTAAGCATAAGCTCCCTAGCACTTTTCAAGGATTTTTTTTCAACACGCGCAAAAAAATCTTTGCAGATATTAGAGTAAGGGAGGCTATTTTTTATGCCTTTGATTTTGAATGGAGTAATAAAAATTTATTTTTTAATCAGTATGAGCGCACAAAGCATATTTTTAATAATTCGCCCTTTGCCTCCTTTGATGTGCCAAAAGGGCGCGAGCTAGAGCTATTGCTGCCTTATAAAGATGAGCTAGATTCTAGAATCTTTACTCAAAGCTACATTATCCCGCGCACAGATGGCAAAAGGATACGCGGAGAAGATTTGAGGGAAAATCTAAAATATGCTAGGGATTTATTTAAAAGTGCTGGATTTTATATCCATAATGGGCAGCTTTATACACCTAGTGGTGAGCCTTTTGTGTTTGAAATCCTTATTTCTTATGATGCTTTTGAGCGTATTTGCTTACCTTTTGTGAAAAATTTACGCAAGCTTGGCATTGATGCGCGCATTAAAAAAGTAGATGATTCACAATACATTAACCGCGTGCGGAATTTTGAATATGATATGGTGATTGAGCTATTAGGGCAGAGCCTCTTTCCGGGTAATGAGCAAAATTACTATTGGAGTTCTCAAGTAGCGCATACAAGCGGGAGTAAGAATTTTGCGGGCGTGAGTCAAAGGGTGGTAGATGATTTAATCACGCAGCTTGTAAATGCTTATGATGAGCAGGAGCGCATTCATATTGGCAGGGCATTAGATAGAGTGCTGCTTTGGGGATTTTATGCGATTCCGCATTTTAACTTGCCAGCTTTCCGCGTGGCGTATTGGAATAAAATCAGTATGCCGCAATCTGCCCCGCCTTATGGCATCAATCCATACTTATGGTGGGCTAGCCCTCAAAAATAA
- a CDS encoding sodium-dependent transporter translates to MSKRQTWSSSITYILTLAGATIGFGATWRFPYLVGENGGGAYVLVFILAMILVGVPVLWVENVIGRRAHKNSIDAFSGEVEGKKIAKKWQIVGYLGIAGAFGIMAYYMVLGGWVITYISSILNGSLDLSKPISAPLALQFYESKIEHNPLMIGVWTSIFVGVNWIILKKGIIDGIESSMKYLMPLLLLCLLIMVIRNLTLPGAMEGVRFYLLPDFSKITPRLFIEVLGQVFFALSLGFGVMITLSSYLQKNENMIKTAIATAVINTIIALLAGFMIFPSLSSFGLSPNQGPSLVFQTLPIVFSHLHFGNIFAIVFFLLLIIAALTTSLPIYEVIITALHEKFKLSRIKAINITLGFIFICGNIPCILSYGAWRDVVWQGRNIFNNFDFISGNVLFVLTSLGTLLFVGFVLKDEAKKELSNNNTLNPRLVNIWYVYIKFFLPFFILLIFISGLFPQVLYKWL, encoded by the coding sequence ATGTCTAAACGCCAAACTTGGAGTTCGAGTATCACTTATATTTTAACGCTAGCAGGAGCTACTATCGGCTTTGGCGCAACTTGGCGATTTCCTTATTTGGTGGGTGAAAATGGTGGCGGAGCGTATGTGCTAGTGTTTATTTTAGCGATGATTTTAGTGGGTGTGCCTGTGCTGTGGGTGGAGAATGTCATCGGCAGGCGCGCGCATAAAAATAGCATTGATGCCTTTAGTGGCGAGGTAGAGGGCAAAAAGATTGCCAAAAAATGGCAGATTGTGGGGTATTTGGGCATTGCTGGGGCATTTGGCATTATGGCATATTATATGGTGCTTGGGGGTTGGGTGATTACTTATATTAGCAGTATTTTAAATGGCTCACTTGATTTGTCAAAGCCTATTAGCGCGCCTTTGGCTTTGCAATTTTATGAAAGCAAAATTGAGCATAATCCGCTTATGATTGGCGTTTGGACAAGTATTTTTGTGGGCGTAAATTGGATAATTCTTAAAAAAGGCATTATTGATGGGATAGAATCTAGCATGAAATATCTTATGCCGCTTTTGTTATTATGCTTGCTTATTATGGTTATTCGCAATCTCACGCTACCCGGCGCTATGGAGGGAGTGAGATTCTATCTTTTGCCTGATTTTAGCAAGATTACGCCTAGACTTTTTATTGAGGTGTTAGGGCAAGTATTTTTTGCGCTATCTTTAGGCTTTGGCGTGATGATTACACTTTCATCATATTTGCAAAAAAATGAAAATATGATAAAAACCGCCATTGCCACGGCTGTTATTAATACCATTATCGCACTTTTGGCAGGCTTTATGATTTTCCCTTCACTCTCTAGCTTTGGGCTTAGTCCAAATCAAGGACCAAGCCTTGTGTTTCAAACGCTGCCCATTGTATTTTCTCATCTGCATTTTGGCAATATTTTTGCTATCGTGTTTTTTCTACTGCTTATTATTGCCGCGCTTACCACTTCGCTGCCTATTTATGAAGTGATTATTACTGCTCTGCATGAGAAATTTAAACTCTCACGCATAAAAGCCATTAATATCACGCTAGGCTTTATTTTTATTTGTGGGAATATACCTTGCATTTTATCGTATGGCGCTTGGCGCGATGTAGTGTGGCAAGGACGCAATATTTTTAATAATTTTGATTTTATTAGTGGAAATGTGCTGTTTGTGCTTACTTCGCTTGGCACTTTGCTCTTTGTGGGCTTTGTTCTTAAAGATGAGGCAAAAAAAGAATTAAGTAATAATAACACCCTTAATCCGCGCTTAGTGAATATATGGTATGTGTATATTAAATTTTTCTTGCCATTTTTTATTCTGCTTATTTTCATAAGTGGTTTATTCCCACAAGTGCTGTATAAATGGCTTTAG